A genomic window from Chitinophaga pollutisoli includes:
- a CDS encoding carboxypeptidase-like regulatory domain-containing protein, with translation MLFIRRLSSARTMLLLIVLTSLGTQLITPPALYARQKETTGFDKEPVEKVFKTLGARYKVRFFYAGSVTAKNTLITMPAAGRSLDEVLQYLTEHYDFVFRQQDKMISVSLKSTRSLEAVYQERVVKGRIGLLEGDAVVYAPGVTVRESGTTSATITDDKGYFSLKLKGNSSQIFISYMGYETSQQEVGANAMVNVTLKPAAQSIREVVISTGYQSLAKKNTTGAYSSLSPQEIERRSSQSLNQLLEGSIPGLSLATRYTGLARDRRAGGSTSRCAAAAPSTKVATSR, from the coding sequence ATGCTGTTTATTCGCCGATTGTCGTCTGCACGGACGATGCTGCTCCTTATTGTCCTGACATCACTGGGCACCCAGCTGATCACGCCGCCGGCGCTGTACGCCCGGCAGAAAGAAACGACCGGTTTCGATAAAGAACCGGTAGAGAAAGTATTCAAAACTTTGGGGGCGCGTTACAAGGTCCGGTTTTTCTACGCCGGTTCCGTAACCGCCAAAAACACCCTGATCACCATGCCTGCCGCGGGTCGCAGCCTCGATGAAGTGTTGCAATACCTGACGGAGCATTACGATTTCGTATTCCGGCAGCAGGACAAAATGATCAGCGTGAGCCTGAAAAGCACACGCAGCCTGGAGGCAGTATACCAGGAGCGCGTGGTAAAAGGGAGGATCGGGCTGCTTGAGGGCGACGCCGTGGTGTATGCACCGGGCGTAACCGTTCGCGAGAGCGGCACCACCAGCGCCACCATTACCGACGACAAGGGATATTTTTCCCTGAAGCTGAAAGGCAATTCGTCGCAGATTTTCATCAGTTACATGGGGTACGAAACCAGCCAGCAGGAAGTTGGCGCCAATGCCATGGTGAATGTTACCCTGAAGCCGGCGGCGCAAAGCATCCGGGAAGTGGTGATCTCGACCGGCTATCAATCGCTGGCGAAGAAAAACACCACCGGCGCTTATTCCTCGCTTTCGCCGCAGGAAATCGAAAGGCGCAGCAGCCAGTCGCTGAACCAGCTCCTGGAAGGCAGCATTCCCGGTCTTTCCCTCGCAACGCGGTACACCGGGTTGGCCAGGGACCGCAGGGCCGGGGGATCGACCTCCAGATGCGCGGCGGCAGCGCCATCGACGAAAGTCGCAACCAGCCGCTGA
- a CDS encoding FecR domain-containing protein, which produces MGNFKAEELATLPSFINYCYGTNAKDVAYWDNFLRENPSNAPLIGEARELVQLGGWMIRAEREKAAAMQKLDTYLSGTPPTGTLRRFFPYIAAAASVAAIVAATVFLFRPGQNTTPATAPVAATSETLRKGLTLPDSSFILLEQGASVAMEPGFGGNKRSVRLRGVAYFKVAKDERRPFSVLAGPYIITALGTSFRVSHQADSLQVMLEEGKVKVEQETAEGRQLIAVMAPSDRLDLRISANTPPERTTFRRSDLQAWKAQEIIFDHTPLDEAVRQLEACYDIRIELKGFDPKKETFSGRFRNDRLTEVLEVLCFTLNKRYEITEDTTSIIIH; this is translated from the coding sequence ATGGGGAATTTCAAGGCGGAAGAACTGGCTACGCTACCTTCATTCATTAATTACTGTTACGGTACAAACGCAAAGGATGTAGCGTATTGGGATAATTTCCTCCGGGAAAACCCTTCCAACGCCCCGCTCATCGGCGAGGCGCGGGAGTTGGTACAGCTCGGTGGATGGATGATCAGGGCGGAACGGGAGAAAGCCGCCGCTATGCAAAAGCTGGACACTTACCTGTCCGGAACGCCACCTACCGGTACCCTCCGGCGTTTCTTCCCCTACATCGCCGCGGCGGCTTCCGTGGCAGCGATCGTGGCAGCCACCGTTTTCCTCTTCAGGCCCGGGCAAAATACTACACCGGCCACTGCACCTGTAGCGGCGACATCGGAAACCCTCCGCAAAGGGCTCACCCTTCCTGACAGCAGTTTCATTTTACTGGAACAGGGCGCCAGCGTGGCCATGGAACCGGGTTTTGGGGGCAACAAGCGCAGCGTGCGGCTCCGTGGCGTCGCTTATTTTAAAGTGGCCAAAGACGAGCGCCGGCCCTTCAGCGTGCTCGCCGGACCTTACATTATCACAGCATTGGGAACGTCGTTCCGCGTGAGCCACCAGGCCGACAGCCTGCAGGTTATGCTCGAGGAAGGCAAGGTGAAAGTGGAACAGGAAACAGCGGAAGGGCGGCAACTCATCGCCGTGATGGCCCCTTCCGACCGGCTGGACCTCCGCATCTCCGCCAACACCCCGCCCGAACGCACGACATTCAGGCGATCCGACCTCCAGGCCTGGAAAGCGCAGGAAATCATTTTCGACCATACACCATTAGACGAAGCAGTGCGCCAGCTGGAAGCCTGCTACGATATCCGCATCGAGCTGAAAGGCTTCGATCCGAAGAAAGAAACATTCTCCGGGCGGTTCCGCAACGACCGGCTCACCGAAGTGCTGGAAGTACTTTGCTTTACTCTTAATAAAAGATATGAGATAACGGAAGATACCACCAGTATCATTATTCATTAA
- a CDS encoding sigma-70 family RNA polymerase sigma factor, which produces MPDLRQTKVYLYMFDESNIWVRFCAGEKGAFRELYDRHYTRMFVWGCKWLKGEEAFVRDTLHDFFIYLWERRSRLSQPANLSAYLLTSFKRRLLDNREKEPQPAAIDGLPDMGDDGLAEAEAFSARFALVAAALASLSPAQREVIELRYLQGMTPEQIAVYKQSSLRTVYNLMHRGIAELRRQVGKQQWALFW; this is translated from the coding sequence GTGCCGGATCTACGGCAGACCAAAGTCTATCTTTACATGTTCGACGAAAGCAATATCTGGGTCAGGTTCTGCGCGGGAGAGAAGGGGGCCTTCCGAGAACTATACGACCGGCATTACACGCGCATGTTCGTATGGGGTTGCAAATGGCTCAAGGGTGAAGAAGCCTTCGTCAGAGATACACTGCATGATTTTTTCATATATCTCTGGGAACGGCGGTCCCGCCTTTCGCAACCCGCAAACTTGTCCGCATACCTCCTCACCTCCTTCAAACGCCGGCTGCTCGACAACCGGGAGAAGGAACCGCAGCCAGCAGCCATTGACGGCCTGCCCGACATGGGCGACGACGGCCTGGCCGAGGCTGAAGCCTTTTCCGCGCGATTTGCCCTGGTGGCGGCGGCGCTCGCCAGCCTCTCACCTGCCCAGCGGGAAGTGATCGAATTGCGGTATTTACAGGGGATGACGCCCGAACAGATCGCCGTTTACAAACAATCCAGCCTCCGCACTGTCTACAACCTTATGCACAGGGGGATCGCCGAGCTTCGCCGGCAAGTGGGCAAGCAGCAATGGGCGCTGTTTTGGTGA
- a CDS encoding SulP family inorganic anion transporter — protein sequence MKTIFNLFDFTQKVNYRNEILAGLTVAMTMMPESLSFAILAGFPPLVGLYAAFIMGLVTAILGGRPGLISGGAGATAVVLIALMQSNGIAYVFAAVALAGSLQILVGVFKLGKFIRLVPQPVMYGFVNGLAVIIFMAQLEQFKTNAGGQMAWLSGGPLWIMAGLVALTIGIVWLTPKITKAIPPSLVAIVTVFILVLAFGIDTKTVKDIASVSGGFPPFHIPMVPLNFETLGIIFPYALIMAGVGLTEGLLTLNLVDEMTGTRGNSNRECVAQGTANIANGFFFGMGGCPMIAQTLVNLSAGARARLSGIVAALTILLIILFGSPVIERLPMAALTGVMIMVAIGTFEWASFRIINKMPRQDIFVGVLVAVITIWLHNLALAVLIGVIISALVFAWESAKRIRARKYTDDNGVRHYEIYGPLFFGSVAAFNEKFDVKEDPEEVIIDFKDSRVADMSGIDALNKLTERYAREGKKLHLRHLSEDCRQLLRNAASVIEVNILEDPGYRVATEN from the coding sequence ATGAAGACGATCTTCAATTTGTTTGACTTTACGCAAAAAGTCAACTACCGGAACGAAATTCTTGCCGGCCTCACCGTGGCTATGACCATGATGCCGGAATCCCTTTCTTTCGCGATCCTCGCGGGCTTTCCGCCGCTGGTGGGTTTGTATGCCGCCTTTATCATGGGGCTGGTGACGGCCATCCTGGGCGGGCGCCCCGGCCTGATATCCGGCGGAGCGGGCGCCACGGCGGTGGTGCTCATCGCCCTGATGCAGTCGAACGGGATAGCGTATGTGTTTGCGGCGGTCGCCCTGGCGGGATCGCTGCAGATCCTGGTGGGCGTTTTCAAGTTGGGGAAATTCATCCGCCTGGTGCCGCAGCCGGTGATGTACGGATTCGTGAACGGCCTGGCGGTGATCATCTTCATGGCGCAGCTGGAACAGTTCAAGACGAATGCCGGCGGGCAAATGGCATGGCTGAGCGGCGGCCCGCTCTGGATCATGGCCGGACTGGTGGCGCTTACCATCGGGATCGTTTGGCTCACGCCCAAAATCACGAAAGCCATTCCGCCTTCGCTGGTGGCCATTGTTACGGTGTTTATCCTGGTGCTGGCCTTCGGGATCGATACCAAAACCGTTAAAGATATTGCTTCGGTAAGCGGTGGGTTCCCGCCGTTTCATATTCCGATGGTGCCGCTGAACTTCGAAACCCTGGGGATTATTTTCCCGTATGCGCTGATCATGGCGGGCGTGGGGCTGACGGAGGGCTTGCTGACACTGAACCTGGTGGATGAAATGACCGGCACCAGGGGCAATAGCAACCGCGAATGCGTGGCCCAGGGCACAGCCAATATCGCGAATGGTTTTTTCTTCGGTATGGGTGGCTGCCCGATGATCGCGCAAACGCTGGTAAACCTGTCTGCCGGCGCGCGGGCCCGCCTTTCGGGCATCGTTGCGGCGCTAACGATCCTGTTGATCATACTTTTTGGGTCGCCTGTCATAGAACGGTTGCCCATGGCGGCGCTTACGGGGGTAATGATCATGGTGGCGATCGGGACCTTCGAATGGGCGAGCTTCCGGATCATCAACAAAATGCCCCGGCAGGATATATTCGTTGGCGTGCTGGTGGCGGTGATTACGATATGGCTGCACAACCTGGCGCTGGCGGTCCTCATCGGCGTGATCATTTCCGCGCTGGTATTTGCCTGGGAAAGCGCCAAACGCATCCGCGCCCGAAAGTATACCGACGACAACGGGGTCAGGCATTATGAGATCTACGGCCCGCTTTTCTTCGGCTCCGTGGCCGCATTTAACGAGAAGTTTGATGTGAAGGAAGATCCGGAAGAAGTGATCATCGATTTCAAAGACAGCCGCGTAGCCGATATGAGCGGGATCGACGCGCTGAATAAACTGACCGAACGGTACGCCCGTGAAGGCAAGAAGCTGCATCTGCGGCACCTCAGCGAAGATTGCCGGCAATTGTTGCGGAACGCGGCATCCGTGATCGAAGTAAATATCCTGGAAGACCCCGGTTACCGCGTTGCCACGGAAAATTAA
- a CDS encoding response regulator gives MRKTILLIDDDLDDTEIFEEALSEINPDILFYKAENGQDALEKLLRKEVGHPDIIFLDVNMPGMNVWHFLTKLKLEAAYNGIPVIMYSTSSAKKDIEIAQDLGAVGFLTKPADFKGLKKALGLLLAQTSPEELRQSVAEIKKMEWYG, from the coding sequence ATGCGCAAAACGATACTACTCATCGACGACGACTTAGACGATACCGAAATTTTTGAAGAAGCGCTCAGCGAAATCAACCCCGACATCCTGTTTTACAAAGCCGAAAACGGGCAGGATGCGCTTGAAAAATTATTAAGGAAAGAAGTGGGGCATCCGGATATTATTTTCCTGGATGTAAACATGCCCGGCATGAACGTGTGGCATTTTCTTACGAAACTGAAACTCGAAGCTGCATATAATGGCATCCCCGTCATCATGTATTCCACTTCCTCCGCGAAGAAGGATATTGAAATCGCGCAGGACCTCGGCGCGGTGGGCTTCCTGACCAAACCGGCGGATTTCAAGGGACTGAAGAAAGCGCTCGGGTTGCTGCTGGCGCAAACCTCGCCGGAGGAGCTCCGACAGTCGGTAGCGGAAATCAAAAAAATGGAATGGTACGGTTAG
- a CDS encoding ATP-binding protein produces the protein MAATGLPEFLMGGGEMGARIREYNWADSPLGPVETWPQSLRTCVRIMLTSRQPIWIGWGKEFIKLYNDPYKAIAGGKHPRALGQPASAVWSDIWDVVGPMLLKLIENDEGTYVESQLLIMERNGYPEETYYTFSYTPIPGDDGRTAGLICANTDDTERIISDRQLKTLTHLGQRLADVQHNDEVIRKTMATLQANPHDFPFAFFYLYEGGKAVMQSPPETAALPIEIDPEEDHPLALHFKAAMEQRRLQVIDGHPGVFSGLPKGAWTIGTDTAIVLPLLQSAAPEPYGFIVVGKNPYRLANEKYLGFFNMIADKISTSFAHVHALEQERKRAAALAEIDSAKTIFFSNISHEFRTPLTLLLAPLEETLNDPQTPAPIRSRMDLAFRNVLRMQKLVNTLLEFSRIEAGRLEGKFTRVDIGALTANLASVFRSAIEKAGMQLEIRQQKIDAEVYVDVDLWEKIVLNLVSNAVKYSHRGSIVLDIRSENGQVLVSVSDNGIGIAEDQQEKIFERFHRIENTGGRSMEGTGIGLAMVKELVKLHHGSIRVESRPGEGSVFTIALPAGSAHLSADRIVASETAPAVTQNAAAFVAEAMKWLPGTEAPVSSEHDILPEMPSPRDARHRVLLADDNADMREYLTRLLSRQFVVETAIDGEDALQQAINRPPDLLLTDIMMPKLDGMELLKKLRHHPKTSDVPVIFLSARAGEEAKIEGLATGADDYLIKPFSAKEVVAKVEAHIKNALYRKQSARLLNGFLMQAPAAIAVLHGPEHIYTLANARFLALAGKPEAEILGHSIRHIWPAIEGQEILSLLGRVYTSGEPFTANEMPTTSSRENGVSTTGYFDYILHPIKNDEGQVTDVMVYAHEVTDKVQARKTIAESEQHLRQLADERKRFAEKLETTVVKRTRELQRSNEDLLHFAHVASHDLKEPVRKIKTFGKRLWDEYAGAVPEKGQTYVRKVLTAADRMLLVIEGILRYSAISASEQAFSPVDLNELITHIQSDLELPIQQKGAVIRCERLPEIDGAAILLHQLFYNIIQNALKFSRPDHAPVITITCSEQTIGDTAHARISVSDNGIGFDEQYAARIFETFARLHSADRFEGTGLGLALCKKIAERHGGTIAAASRDHEGAEFMITLPVHHTKEA, from the coding sequence ATGGCTGCAACCGGTTTACCTGAATTTTTAATGGGAGGTGGTGAAATGGGCGCCCGCATCCGCGAATACAACTGGGCGGATTCTCCTCTCGGACCGGTTGAAACCTGGCCTCAAAGCCTCAGAACCTGCGTCAGGATCATGCTCACATCGCGCCAGCCCATCTGGATCGGCTGGGGCAAAGAATTCATCAAACTTTACAACGACCCTTACAAAGCCATCGCGGGCGGAAAACATCCCCGCGCACTCGGCCAGCCCGCCTCCGCAGTCTGGAGCGATATCTGGGATGTAGTTGGCCCGATGCTCCTGAAGCTGATCGAAAATGACGAAGGCACCTATGTGGAATCCCAGCTGCTCATCATGGAGCGCAACGGCTACCCGGAAGAAACGTATTACACCTTTTCATATACACCCATCCCCGGCGACGATGGCCGCACTGCGGGCCTCATATGCGCCAATACCGACGACACCGAGCGGATCATCAGCGACCGCCAGCTGAAAACCCTCACTCATCTGGGCCAGCGGTTGGCAGACGTGCAGCATAATGACGAAGTGATCCGCAAAACCATGGCCACGCTGCAGGCAAACCCGCACGATTTCCCCTTCGCATTTTTTTACTTGTATGAAGGCGGCAAAGCGGTGATGCAGTCGCCCCCGGAAACAGCCGCACTACCCATCGAAATCGACCCGGAAGAAGACCATCCCCTGGCGCTTCATTTCAAAGCAGCCATGGAACAACGCAGGCTCCAGGTGATTGACGGCCACCCGGGCGTGTTCTCCGGCCTTCCCAAAGGCGCCTGGACGATCGGCACGGATACCGCCATCGTATTGCCTCTGCTGCAATCCGCGGCACCGGAGCCTTACGGGTTTATCGTCGTCGGTAAAAACCCCTACCGCCTCGCCAACGAGAAATATCTCGGCTTCTTTAATATGATTGCCGATAAAATATCCACCAGCTTCGCCCATGTGCATGCTTTGGAACAGGAAAGAAAAAGAGCGGCCGCGCTGGCGGAGATCGACAGCGCCAAAACCATTTTCTTTTCCAATATCAGCCACGAATTCCGCACGCCGCTCACCCTGTTGCTGGCGCCCCTGGAAGAAACCCTCAACGATCCGCAGACGCCCGCGCCCATCCGTTCGCGGATGGACCTCGCCTTCCGCAACGTTTTGCGGATGCAGAAGCTCGTTAATACCCTGCTCGAATTTTCCCGGATCGAGGCGGGCCGGCTGGAAGGTAAATTCACCCGCGTGGATATCGGCGCCCTTACCGCCAACCTCGCCAGCGTGTTCCGTTCCGCCATCGAAAAAGCAGGCATGCAGCTTGAGATCCGCCAGCAGAAAATCGATGCGGAAGTGTACGTGGATGTGGACCTGTGGGAAAAAATCGTTCTCAACCTGGTGTCCAACGCCGTCAAATACAGCCACCGCGGCAGCATTGTGCTGGACATCCGCTCCGAAAACGGGCAGGTGCTCGTTTCCGTGTCGGACAACGGCATTGGTATTGCGGAGGATCAACAGGAGAAAATATTCGAGCGCTTCCACCGCATCGAAAATACAGGCGGCAGGAGTATGGAAGGCACAGGTATCGGGCTCGCCATGGTGAAAGAGCTCGTGAAGCTCCATCATGGCAGCATCCGCGTGGAAAGCCGCCCCGGCGAAGGTTCGGTGTTTACCATCGCCTTACCGGCCGGCAGCGCCCACCTTTCAGCCGACAGGATCGTGGCATCCGAAACAGCACCGGCGGTTACGCAAAACGCCGCTGCGTTTGTAGCTGAAGCTATGAAGTGGCTCCCCGGCACGGAAGCGCCCGTTAGCTCCGAACATGACATCCTGCCGGAGATGCCGTCGCCCCGCGACGCCCGCCACCGCGTGCTGCTGGCCGACGACAATGCCGATATGCGGGAATACCTCACCCGCCTGCTGTCCAGGCAATTCGTCGTGGAAACCGCCATCGACGGGGAGGACGCGCTGCAACAGGCGATCAATCGCCCGCCGGACCTCCTGCTCACCGATATCATGATGCCGAAACTCGACGGGATGGAATTGTTGAAGAAATTGCGCCATCATCCCAAAACCAGCGATGTACCCGTCATTTTCCTTTCCGCCCGCGCGGGGGAAGAAGCGAAAATCGAAGGGTTGGCGACCGGGGCGGACGACTATCTCATCAAGCCTTTTTCCGCGAAGGAAGTGGTAGCGAAAGTGGAAGCGCATATCAAAAACGCGCTTTACCGCAAACAGTCGGCCCGCTTGCTCAACGGCTTCCTCATGCAGGCGCCGGCGGCCATCGCCGTACTGCACGGGCCCGAACATATCTATACGCTCGCCAATGCGAGGTTTCTGGCGCTGGCCGGCAAACCGGAAGCCGAAATCCTCGGTCACTCCATCCGCCATATCTGGCCGGCAATCGAAGGGCAGGAAATCCTCTCCCTACTCGGCAGGGTTTATACCAGCGGCGAGCCTTTCACCGCCAACGAAATGCCAACCACTTCATCCCGGGAAAACGGCGTTAGCACCACAGGTTATTTCGATTACATCCTTCACCCCATAAAAAACGATGAAGGGCAGGTAACGGATGTGATGGTATACGCACATGAAGTCACCGATAAAGTGCAGGCCCGCAAAACGATCGCTGAAAGTGAACAGCATCTCCGCCAGCTGGCCGACGAGCGGAAACGTTTCGCCGAAAAACTGGAAACCACCGTTGTAAAACGGACGAGGGAATTGCAGCGTTCGAACGAAGACCTGCTGCACTTTGCCCACGTTGCCAGCCATGATTTGAAAGAACCGGTACGGAAAATTAAAACGTTCGGGAAAAGATTGTGGGATGAATACGCCGGCGCCGTACCGGAAAAAGGGCAAACGTATGTCAGGAAAGTGCTGACCGCAGCGGATAGAATGTTGTTGGTGATTGAAGGGATTCTCCGGTATTCCGCCATCAGCGCATCGGAACAGGCTTTCTCGCCCGTTGACCTGAACGAGCTGATCACCCATATTCAATCCGACCTGGAATTACCCATCCAGCAGAAAGGCGCGGTGATCCGGTGCGAGCGCCTGCCCGAGATCGATGGTGCGGCTATTCTTCTGCACCAGCTATTTTACAACATTATCCAGAACGCGTTGAAATTCTCCCGGCCGGATCACGCGCCGGTTATCACCATCACCTGTAGCGAACAAACGATCGGCGACACCGCCCATGCCCGGATCTCCGTTTCCGACAATGGCATCGGGTTCGACGAGCAATACGCCGCGCGGATTTTCGAGACGTTTGCGCGGCTGCATTCCGCCGACAGGTTCGAAGGCACCGGCCTGGGGCTGGCTTTATGCAAAAAGATCGCGGAGCGGCACGGCGGCACGATTGCGGCGGCCAGCAGGGATCACGAAGGTGCGGAATTTATGATAACTTTACCTGTGCATCATACCAAAGAAGCTTGA
- a CDS encoding RNA polymerase sigma-70 factor: protein MLEATDEALCGMVRQGDAAAFNVLYDRYRHQLYGYVFRLCGSQDVALDAVQEVFLQVWLRSASLDPGRSIKSYLFRSVRNYLLDYLKKAVHQQAFRQHFMHAFEEGAASSEHLLYSKQLETIKNNAVSRLPAQRQRIYTMSKVEGLSNREIADSLGISINTVRDQLVKASRFVRMYLMRHADIAVLLTAVHVAQHS, encoded by the coding sequence ATGTTGGAAGCTACAGATGAAGCGTTGTGCGGGATGGTCCGACAAGGGGATGCCGCAGCTTTTAATGTACTGTACGACCGGTACCGTCACCAGCTATACGGGTATGTGTTCAGGCTATGCGGTTCGCAGGATGTGGCGCTGGATGCGGTGCAGGAGGTATTCCTGCAGGTCTGGCTCCGCTCGGCCTCGCTGGACCCCGGGCGTTCCATCAAATCTTATCTTTTCCGGTCGGTCCGCAATTATTTGCTGGATTATTTGAAGAAAGCGGTGCACCAGCAGGCGTTCCGCCAGCATTTCATGCATGCATTTGAAGAAGGCGCCGCGTCTTCCGAACATTTATTGTACAGCAAACAGCTCGAAACAATCAAGAATAACGCCGTTTCGCGACTGCCCGCCCAGCGGCAGCGGATTTATACCATGAGTAAGGTCGAAGGCCTCAGCAACCGCGAGATCGCGGATTCCCTGGGGATTTCCATTAATACGGTGCGCGACCAGTTGGTAAAGGCATCCCGTTTTGTACGGATGTACCTGATGCGCCATGCGGATATCGCAGTACTGCTCACGGCGGTGCATGTGGCGCAGCACTCTTGA
- a CDS encoding FecR domain-containing protein, producing MEEHQQRIRHLFARMAEGASTSEERAELLEYLEGNPLPEDLPMPDELSPGGHWPAMPDAEADRIRAHVLSQEQPATPVRRMRWRLAAAVLLPLAGAALWLWQGPKRGAEVLEYVNDTRTVKTILLADGSEIHLNRAARLTIRKGAEREAWLEGEAFFTIAAHPSRPFVVHTRHQLDVTVLGTAFNVNAGEKATEVVLNTGKVKVGDGGHEVILQPGEMAVYDAGSRRMMRRQADTLQRTSWKNELMPFKERPLKEVVAQLGEQFGYAVSFEDPAADTLLFTGYLSTRDLQQAVLTLEQSFSINIRIGKSQLHVNKQ from the coding sequence ATGGAGGAGCATCAGCAAAGGATCAGGCATTTGTTCGCCAGGATGGCGGAAGGCGCTTCCACGTCCGAAGAGCGCGCGGAACTGCTGGAGTATCTGGAGGGAAACCCCCTCCCGGAAGACCTCCCGATGCCCGATGAGCTTTCTCCCGGCGGCCACTGGCCCGCCATGCCCGATGCGGAGGCAGACCGCATCCGCGCGCATGTACTGTCGCAGGAGCAGCCCGCAACGCCCGTAAGGCGGATGCGCTGGCGCCTGGCCGCGGCCGTGCTGCTACCCCTCGCCGGCGCAGCCCTGTGGCTGTGGCAGGGACCCAAACGCGGAGCGGAGGTTTTGGAGTACGTCAACGACACGCGGACGGTCAAAACCATCCTGCTGGCCGACGGCTCCGAGATCCACCTCAACCGGGCAGCCCGCCTGACCATCCGCAAAGGCGCCGAAAGGGAAGCCTGGCTGGAAGGAGAGGCCTTCTTTACCATCGCCGCGCATCCGTCGAGGCCGTTCGTAGTGCACACGAGGCATCAGCTGGATGTAACGGTACTGGGTACCGCCTTCAACGTGAACGCAGGAGAAAAAGCCACGGAAGTGGTCCTGAACACGGGAAAGGTGAAAGTGGGCGACGGCGGGCATGAAGTGATCCTCCAACCGGGAGAAATGGCGGTATATGACGCGGGCTCAAGGCGGATGATGCGCCGGCAGGCAGATACCCTGCAACGCACTTCCTGGAAAAACGAGCTTATGCCGTTTAAAGAACGCCCGCTGAAAGAAGTAGTCGCGCAACTGGGCGAACAATTCGGTTACGCCGTTTCGTTCGAAGACCCCGCCGCCGATACACTCCTTTTCACCGGGTACCTCTCCACCCGCGACCTGCAGCAGGCCGTCCTCACACTGGAACAATCCTTCTCCATCAACATCCGGATTGGAAAAAGCCAATTACATGTGAACAAACAATAG